The following are encoded together in the Salmonella enterica subsp. enterica serovar Choleraesuis genome:
- a CDS encoding 2-oxo-hepta-3-ene-1,7-dioic acid hydratase, translating to MLDNTTIQQLAAELDQAERQREQIAQISPRFPEITLDDAYAIQRCWVANKIAAGRTLKGHKIGLTSRAMQMSSQIDEPDYGALLDDMFFPQGSDIPFERFIVPRVEVELAFVLAKPLRGPNCTLFDVYNATDYVIPALEIIDARCPNVDPVTGLPRKVFDTISDNAANGGVVLGGRPVKPDELDLRWISALLYRNGVIEESGVAAAVLNHPANGVAWLANKLWRHEVQLEPGQIILGGSFTRPVAARPGDTFHVDYGPLGAISCRFMEEKKYA from the coding sequence ATGCTGGACAACACTACCATACAGCAACTGGCCGCCGAGCTTGACCAGGCGGAACGTCAGCGCGAACAGATTGCGCAAATTTCTCCGCGTTTTCCGGAGATTACCCTGGATGATGCCTATGCCATTCAGCGGTGCTGGGTCGCCAATAAAATCGCCGCTGGCCGCACGCTTAAGGGCCATAAAATCGGCCTGACATCGCGAGCCATGCAGATGAGTTCGCAAATTGATGAGCCGGACTACGGCGCACTGCTCGACGATATGTTTTTCCCTCAGGGCAGCGATATTCCGTTTGAACGCTTTATTGTTCCACGCGTTGAAGTTGAGCTGGCCTTCGTGCTGGCAAAACCCCTGCGTGGCCCGAACTGCACGCTGTTCGACGTCTATAACGCCACCGACTACGTGATCCCGGCACTGGAAATTATCGACGCGCGCTGTCCGAACGTCGATCCGGTAACCGGCCTGCCGCGCAAAGTTTTCGACACCATCTCAGATAACGCGGCTAATGGCGGAGTGGTACTGGGCGGGCGTCCGGTGAAACCCGATGAGCTGGATCTACGCTGGATCAGCGCCTTGCTTTATCGCAATGGTGTAATCGAAGAGTCCGGCGTGGCGGCGGCGGTGCTTAACCACCCGGCTAACGGCGTGGCGTGGCTGGCCAATAAACTGTGGCGTCATGAAGTGCAGCTGGAGCCGGGGCAGATAATTCTTGGTGGCTCCTTCACCCGCCCGGTTGCGGCACGTCCGGGGGATACTTTCCACGTGGATTACGGCCCGCTGGGTGCGATTAGCTGCCGGTTTATGGAGGAGAAAAAGTATGCATAA
- a CDS encoding 3,4-dihydroxyphenylacetate 2,3-dioxygenase, producing the protein MGTLALAAKVTHVPSMYLSELPGKHHGCRQAAIDGHREISRRCREAGVDTIVVFDTHWLVNSAYHINCNAHFKGVYTSHELPHFIRDMEYEYDGNPELGYLIAEEAKSHGVRAQAHAIETLSLEYGTLVPMRYMNSDRQFKVVSISAFCTVHDFADSRRMGEAVRRAIEKYDGTVAVLASGSLSHRFIDDQRAEQGMNAWTREFDEQMDKRVVKLWREGKFAEFCRMLPEYADYCYGEGNMHDTVMLLGLMGWDSYRGQVEFITDLFPSSGTGQVNAVFPLSGESAAASV; encoded by the coding sequence ATGGGAACTCTCGCGCTGGCGGCCAAAGTCACACACGTGCCGTCTATGTATCTCTCAGAATTACCGGGCAAACATCACGGCTGCCGCCAGGCGGCAATCGACGGTCACCGGGAAATTAGCCGCCGCTGTCGTGAAGCGGGGGTCGATACCATTGTGGTATTCGACACCCACTGGCTGGTGAACAGCGCCTACCACATTAACTGTAACGCCCACTTTAAAGGCGTATATACCAGCCATGAGTTGCCGCACTTCATCCGCGATATGGAGTACGAATATGACGGCAACCCGGAGTTAGGCTATCTGATTGCCGAAGAGGCTAAATCCCACGGAGTTCGGGCGCAGGCTCATGCGATTGAGACGTTATCGCTGGAGTACGGCACCCTGGTGCCGATGCGCTACATGAATAGCGATCGCCAGTTCAAAGTGGTTTCTATTTCAGCATTTTGCACCGTACACGACTTCGCCGACAGCCGCCGGATGGGCGAGGCGGTAAGACGCGCTATCGAAAAATATGACGGCACGGTAGCGGTACTGGCCAGCGGTTCTCTATCCCACCGCTTTATAGATGACCAGCGCGCCGAGCAGGGCATGAATGCCTGGACCCGTGAGTTTGACGAGCAGATGGATAAGCGGGTGGTGAAGCTGTGGCGTGAGGGCAAATTTGCCGAGTTTTGCCGGATGCTGCCGGAATATGCCGATTACTGCTATGGCGAAGGCAATATGCACGACACCGTGATGTTGCTGGGGCTGATGGGCTGGGACAGCTATCGCGGCCAGGTCGAGTTTATTACCGATCTGTTCCCAAGCTCCGGCACCGGCCAGGTCAACGCCGTGTTCCCTCTGAGCGGCGAATCTGCTGCCGCCAGCGTGTAA
- the hpaF gene encoding 5-carboxymethyl-2-hydroxymuconate isomerase: MPHFIVECSENIREQARLPALFHEVNCYLAGSGIFPLGGIRSRAHWVDTWLMADGSEDFAFVHMTLRIGHGREQSELEPVMSGLFALIKTHFSQLMEQRYLALSFTVDELHPVLNYKQNNVHALFKGR; encoded by the coding sequence ATGCCACATTTTATTGTTGAGTGCAGTGAAAACATACGCGAGCAGGCCCGTCTCCCGGCGCTGTTCCATGAAGTGAACTGTTATCTGGCGGGCAGCGGAATTTTTCCACTCGGCGGCATTCGTAGCCGCGCCCATTGGGTCGATACCTGGCTAATGGCCGACGGCAGTGAGGATTTTGCCTTTGTCCACATGACGCTGCGTATCGGTCACGGGCGCGAGCAAAGCGAGCTGGAGCCGGTGATGAGTGGACTATTCGCCCTGATAAAAACCCATTTCAGCCAGTTAATGGAGCAGCGCTACCTGGCGCTCTCATTTACGGTCGATGAGCTGCACCCGGTACTCAATTACAAGCAGAACAACGTTCACGCTTTATTCAAGGGGCGCTAA
- the hpaG gene encoding 2-hydroxyhepta-2,4-diene-1,7-dioate isomerase, translating to MNKTIYGVALNHASQQQAFADAFHQPPYKNPPRTPVWFIKPRNTWRASGDPVVLPAGEQTFSGATVGVVIGKTARRVKEGAAHEVIAGYCLANEISLAENDFYRPAIRAKCRDGFCPLGELVEGQLPQDLKIVTEINGEQRDSWSLADLTRNASGLIAALSEFATLRPGDVILLGTPLNRVELHAGDNVTIKAQGFPSLTNTCVESAPQALQPQGTPTFFALGLNYADHASELEFKAPESPLVFLKSPATITGNNQVSVRPDNLEYMHYEAELVVEIGKVARNVSREQAMDYVRGYRICNDYAVRDYLENYYRPNLRVKSRDTLTPLSEEVVAKERVPDPHNLTLRTLVNGEVKQTGTTRDMVFDIPYLIAWLSDFMTLQPGDLIATGTPKGLADVRPGDEVVVEVEGIGRLVNRIVSESEYEENQHETH from the coding sequence ATGAACAAAACTATCTATGGCGTGGCCCTGAATCACGCATCCCAGCAGCAGGCCTTCGCCGACGCTTTTCACCAGCCGCCTTATAAAAATCCACCGCGCACGCCGGTGTGGTTTATCAAGCCGCGTAATACATGGCGAGCAAGCGGGGACCCGGTGGTGCTGCCTGCTGGCGAGCAGACCTTTAGCGGCGCGACGGTAGGCGTTGTGATTGGGAAAACCGCACGCCGGGTGAAAGAGGGCGCGGCGCACGAAGTCATAGCCGGCTACTGCCTTGCCAACGAAATTAGCCTTGCCGAGAACGACTTTTACCGCCCGGCCATCCGTGCCAAATGCCGCGATGGATTTTGCCCGCTGGGAGAGCTGGTCGAGGGGCAATTGCCTCAAGACCTCAAGATTGTGACTGAAATTAATGGCGAGCAGCGCGATAGCTGGTCGCTGGCGGATTTAACCCGCAATGCCAGTGGCTTGATTGCCGCCTTAAGTGAATTTGCCACGCTGCGCCCGGGGGATGTGATTTTGCTCGGCACACCGCTGAATCGCGTGGAATTGCATGCTGGTGACAACGTCACAATCAAGGCCCAGGGGTTTCCATCGCTGACCAATACATGCGTTGAAAGTGCCCCGCAGGCCCTACAGCCACAGGGTACGCCGACTTTCTTCGCTCTCGGCCTTAACTATGCCGACCACGCATCGGAGCTGGAATTTAAAGCGCCAGAAAGCCCTCTGGTGTTTTTGAAGTCACCGGCCACCATCACCGGCAACAACCAGGTCTCGGTACGTCCGGATAACCTTGAATATATGCATTACGAAGCCGAGCTGGTGGTGGAAATTGGCAAGGTAGCGCGCAATGTCAGCCGTGAGCAGGCCATGGATTATGTCCGCGGCTACCGCATTTGTAATGACTATGCGGTGCGTGACTACCTGGAAAACTACTACCGCCCCAATTTGCGGGTAAAAAGCCGCGATACGCTGACTCCTCTGAGTGAAGAGGTGGTCGCCAAAGAGCGGGTTCCCGATCCGCATAACCTAACCCTGCGCACCCTGGTTAACGGTGAAGTAAAGCAAACCGGCACCACCCGCGACATGGTGTTCGATATTCCCTATCTGATTGCGTGGCTTTCCGACTTCATGACATTGCAGCCGGGCGATTTGATTGCCACCGGCACGCCGAAAGGGCTGGCCGATGTCCGTCCGGGCGATGAAGTGGTTGTCGAAGTGGAAGGGATTGGCCGCCTGGTCAACCGGATAGTGAGTGAAAGCGAGTACGAGGAGAATCAGCATGAAACGCATTAA
- the hpcR gene encoding homoprotocatechuate degradative operon repressor, producing the protein MHESLTIALLQARETAMSWFRPVLNHYNLTEQQWRVIRTLAEEHSVDFHRLAVKACILRPSLTGILTRLERDGLVVRLKPVNDQRRLFVSLTPQGDELFQKARGEIDAGYSQIETRFGPEKLRQLQHLLEEFNDLKPETAEND; encoded by the coding sequence ATGCACGAATCACTGACTATTGCCCTATTGCAGGCCAGGGAAACCGCTATGAGCTGGTTTCGGCCGGTACTTAACCACTACAACCTCACCGAACAGCAGTGGCGGGTTATCCGCACACTGGCGGAGGAACATTCGGTGGACTTTCACCGCCTGGCAGTTAAGGCCTGCATTTTGCGGCCCAGTCTGACCGGGATCCTCACCCGTCTGGAACGCGATGGCCTGGTGGTACGACTGAAGCCGGTAAACGATCAGCGGAGATTATTTGTGTCGCTGACTCCGCAGGGTGATGAGTTGTTCCAGAAAGCCAGAGGGGAGATTGATGCCGGGTACAGCCAGATAGAGACCCGCTTTGGTCCAGAGAAACTGCGGCAGTTGCAGCACTTGCTTGAGGAGTTTAATGATTTGAAGCCGGAAACAGCCGAAAACGATTAA
- a CDS encoding 4-hydroxyphenylacetate permease, which translates to MTLSNAAQHSPASDAEQRVIKKLFRRLVTFLFVLFVFSFLDRINIAFAGLTMGKDLGLSATMFGLAATMFYVAYVICGIPSNIMLGKIGARRWIATIMVLWGIASTCTLFATGPTSLYVLRIIVGITEAGFLPGILLYMTWWFPARFRARANALFMVAMPVTMMIGSALSGYILAMDGMLNLKGWQWLFLLEGLPSVILGVVVWFWLDDKPADARWLKDDEKQALARMLEQDRLRATASASTTVASGRGILREVLTPLVLMYTLAYFCLTNSLSAISIWTPQILQSFHQGSSTVIIGFLTAIPQLCTIIGMIVWSQRSDRLRERKIHTVLPYLFAALGWLLTSASGHPLMQLLGIIMASTGAFTAMVVFWTTPDRTISWQARAVAIALINAVGNIGSACSPLFIGVLRDVTGSFNSGLWLMALLLVIGALVVLRIPMVSGHEPEAEGAMRKLGEERA; encoded by the coding sequence ATGACTTTGTCGAACGCAGCGCAGCACTCTCCGGCCTCTGATGCAGAGCAGCGGGTCATTAAAAAGTTGTTTCGTCGTCTGGTCACTTTTTTATTTGTACTGTTTGTCTTCTCATTTTTAGACCGGATAAATATTGCTTTCGCCGGCCTGACGATGGGAAAAGACCTTGGCCTGAGCGCCACCATGTTTGGTCTGGCGGCCACCATGTTTTACGTGGCGTATGTTATCTGCGGTATTCCCAGCAATATTATGCTCGGTAAAATTGGTGCCCGGCGCTGGATTGCCACCATCATGGTGCTGTGGGGCATTGCTTCGACCTGTACGCTGTTTGCTACCGGCCCAACCTCGCTCTATGTGTTGCGCATTATCGTCGGCATTACCGAGGCAGGCTTCCTGCCGGGGATATTGCTGTATATGACCTGGTGGTTCCCGGCGCGTTTTCGGGCGCGGGCCAACGCGCTCTTTATGGTGGCGATGCCGGTCACGATGATGATTGGCTCGGCGCTTTCCGGTTACATTCTGGCAATGGACGGTATGCTGAACCTTAAAGGCTGGCAGTGGCTGTTTTTGCTGGAGGGATTGCCATCTGTCATTCTGGGCGTGGTGGTCTGGTTCTGGCTGGACGATAAACCGGCCGATGCCCGCTGGCTTAAGGATGATGAGAAGCAGGCGCTGGCCCGAATGCTGGAGCAGGATAGACTGCGGGCGACCGCCTCGGCCTCTACCACCGTGGCATCCGGGCGCGGTATTCTGCGTGAAGTTCTCACACCACTAGTACTGATGTACACCCTGGCCTATTTTTGCCTGACTAATTCCCTCAGCGCGATTAGCATCTGGACGCCGCAAATTTTGCAGAGTTTTCATCAGGGCAGCAGCACCGTAATCATTGGTTTCCTGACCGCGATCCCTCAGCTGTGTACCATTATCGGCATGATTGTCTGGAGCCAGCGCTCAGACCGATTGCGTGAACGTAAAATCCACACCGTGCTGCCCTATCTGTTTGCTGCGCTGGGCTGGCTACTGACTTCCGCCAGCGGTCATCCGTTGATGCAGCTGCTGGGTATCATTATGGCTTCGACCGGCGCTTTCACCGCCATGGTGGTGTTCTGGACTACGCCCGATCGCACCATTAGCTGGCAGGCGCGGGCGGTAGCGATTGCGCTCATTAATGCGGTAGGCAATATTGGCTCGGCGTGCAGCCCGCTATTTATTGGCGTACTGCGCGATGTGACCGGCAGCTTCAACAGTGGTCTTTGGCTGATGGCATTGCTGTTAGTGATTGGTGCGCTGGTTGTGCTGCGCATTCCAATGGTGAGTGGCCACGAGCCAGAGGCCGAAGGGGCTATGCGCAAGCTGGGTGAGGAGCGGGCATGA
- the foxA gene encoding ligand-gated channel protein — MSFALSKSYRATLCALSFMLPAAAHAEDTVVVNATAPDDATSETQGYIATTSRGATKTDTPLVLTGQSISVITRQQMEDQGASQLNDVLNYTPGVFTGFGGGATRYDTVALRGFHGGDVNNVFLDGLRLMSDGGSYNVLQVDPWFLERVDVIRGPSSALYGQTVPGGLVMETSKRPQFAREGHFRTFAGNNNTSGVAFDYTDAINDTWAYRLTGLTKNTDTQYKNTRDERYAISPSLMWQPDENTSLVLRAMLEKDPSGGFHGSVPGDGSLYTTTGHKLGIDFSDVEPGNDAFKRHQQIYSYEFAHRFNDTWAFRSNGSYAHSNVDLKQAYQIGWADAAHNELSRYYSGEHSSLNAGAIDNQLEADFATGPVNHKVVLGAEYHQFRNNLQDVSGAASNLNPWTGVSGGPEISNPYYTHGYRRYTQTGAYLQDEIEWQRWHLDLSGRFDHLKTDNHTVAPAYNSVTNDTRTDDHFSGRASLLYAFDNGLSPYISYSSAITPQSLPGKDGTSLKPTTARQYEAGLKLQPNGSRDFYSFAFYDLTQNDVGNRIVKGSYYEPAGKVHSQGIELEAHNQFTDRFSTIAGFTWNKVRFKDSIDGNDDNTPYVTPDSFASFWGHYKADYGISMGAGVRYIGKQWADNENTRRIPSVTLFDAMVRADVGEWISSLRGAWVQVNANNLTAREYVAGCYGLGYCYWGKERQVTATVGYDF, encoded by the coding sequence ATGTCATTCGCGCTTTCAAAAAGTTACCGTGCAACGCTGTGCGCACTCTCATTTATGCTCCCTGCGGCAGCCCACGCTGAAGACACTGTTGTTGTTAACGCCACCGCTCCAGACGACGCCACCTCTGAAACTCAAGGATATATCGCCACTACCTCACGCGGCGCTACCAAAACTGATACGCCGCTGGTTCTGACCGGGCAGAGCATTTCGGTTATTACCCGTCAGCAGATGGAAGATCAGGGAGCCAGCCAGCTAAATGATGTGCTCAATTACACGCCTGGCGTATTCACCGGCTTTGGCGGCGGAGCCACTCGCTATGACACCGTGGCGCTGCGCGGTTTTCACGGTGGTGATGTAAACAACGTATTCCTCGACGGCCTGCGCCTGATGAGCGATGGCGGTAGCTATAACGTATTACAAGTCGATCCGTGGTTTTTAGAGCGGGTTGACGTGATTCGCGGCCCTTCTTCCGCGCTGTACGGCCAGACCGTGCCTGGTGGCCTTGTGATGGAGACTTCCAAACGCCCTCAGTTTGCCCGCGAAGGACACTTCCGTACCTTTGCCGGTAACAACAATACTTCCGGGGTTGCATTCGATTATACCGATGCCATTAATGACACCTGGGCTTACCGCCTGACCGGGCTTACCAAAAATACCGATACCCAGTATAAAAATACCCGCGACGAGCGCTATGCCATCTCCCCTTCTCTGATGTGGCAACCGGATGAAAATACGTCACTGGTATTGCGTGCAATGCTGGAAAAAGATCCCTCCGGCGGCTTCCACGGCTCGGTGCCAGGCGACGGTAGCCTCTACACCACCACCGGGCATAAGCTGGGTATCGATTTTTCTGACGTGGAACCGGGTAACGATGCCTTTAAACGCCATCAGCAGATCTACAGCTATGAGTTCGCGCATCGCTTCAACGATACCTGGGCATTCCGCTCTAACGGTAGCTACGCCCATTCGAATGTCGACTTGAAGCAGGCGTACCAGATTGGCTGGGCCGATGCCGCCCATAATGAACTGTCGCGTTACTATAGCGGTGAGCACTCCTCATTGAACGCCGGTGCTATCGATAACCAGCTGGAGGCGGATTTCGCTACCGGCCCGGTAAACCATAAAGTGGTGCTGGGTGCCGAATATCATCAGTTCCGTAATAATCTGCAGGACGTGTCCGGTGCTGCCTCTAATCTTAATCCGTGGACTGGGGTTTCCGGTGGCCCGGAGATCTCCAACCCGTATTACACTCACGGCTATCGTCGCTATACCCAGACCGGTGCGTATTTGCAGGATGAAATTGAATGGCAACGCTGGCACCTGGATCTCTCCGGGCGCTTTGACCACCTGAAAACCGATAACCATACCGTGGCACCGGCTTACAATTCGGTGACTAATGACACCCGTACCGACGACCATTTCAGCGGCCGCGCCTCGCTGCTGTATGCGTTCGATAACGGCCTGTCGCCATATATCAGCTATAGCAGCGCCATCACCCCACAATCCCTGCCGGGCAAAGATGGAACGTCGCTTAAACCAACCACCGCCCGTCAGTATGAAGCGGGTCTGAAACTTCAGCCAAACGGCAGCCGCGATTTCTACTCCTTCGCGTTCTACGACCTGACCCAGAATGACGTGGGCAACCGTATCGTTAAGGGCAGCTACTATGAACCGGCGGGTAAAGTGCATTCGCAAGGTATTGAGCTGGAAGCACATAACCAGTTCACCGATCGCTTCTCAACTATTGCCGGTTTTACCTGGAATAAAGTGCGCTTTAAAGACTCTATCGACGGTAACGACGACAACACACCTTACGTGACGCCAGATAGCTTCGCCTCGTTCTGGGGTCACTATAAAGCCGATTATGGCATCAGCATGGGCGCCGGGGTTCGCTATATCGGCAAACAGTGGGCTGATAATGAAAACACCCGTCGCATTCCTTCTGTCACGCTGTTTGATGCGATGGTGCGCGCCGATGTTGGTGAGTGGATTAGTTCGCTCCGCGGTGCCTGGGTGCAGGTTAACGCCAACAACCTGACCGCGCGTGAATACGTTGCGGGTTGCTACGGCCTTGGTTATTGCTACTGGGGTAAAGAGCGTCAGGTCACGGCAACCGTGGGTTACGACTTCTGA
- the ycgR gene encoding flagellar brake protein YcgR: protein MANYDEQYLKQTTLAVLGVLRDMQDAAVPIRIQWPQGQMVSTLLAVSHTEIILDYGSQSAENASAGEAVSLSVDAEMQGGKVSFTLDGVKPITYEQKPAFSAPLPKRLWFVQRRQYFRINTPGWPLYYGEVALASQPPLRFRLCDLSLGGVGAVADSRVPESIKPGARLHDVELHLGEWGTFRFDVELMAISEHQHLDKQLETVHQQRLSMRFLGLTPNIERELQRIIFSLERAAREKMSRVR from the coding sequence TTGGCAAACTACGATGAACAATATCTGAAACAGACGACGCTGGCGGTACTTGGCGTACTGCGAGATATGCAAGACGCGGCAGTTCCAATACGCATACAGTGGCCTCAAGGGCAAATGGTGAGCACACTGCTTGCGGTTAGCCATACTGAAATTATCCTCGATTATGGTAGCCAGAGCGCTGAGAACGCCAGCGCGGGCGAGGCGGTTTCGCTTTCTGTTGATGCCGAAATGCAGGGTGGAAAAGTCAGCTTCACTCTCGACGGGGTCAAACCCATTACCTATGAACAAAAACCGGCCTTTAGCGCACCGCTGCCGAAACGGTTGTGGTTTGTGCAGCGTCGGCAATATTTCCGCATTAACACGCCAGGCTGGCCGCTCTATTACGGTGAAGTAGCGCTAGCCTCTCAGCCCCCTTTGCGTTTTCGTTTGTGTGACCTGTCCTTAGGCGGCGTGGGCGCAGTGGCAGACAGCCGGGTTCCGGAATCGATTAAACCCGGCGCCAGGCTTCACGATGTTGAATTGCATCTGGGCGAATGGGGAACCTTTCGTTTTGACGTGGAGCTGATGGCGATTTCCGAGCACCAGCATCTGGATAAGCAGCTGGAGACGGTGCATCAGCAGCGGCTCAGTATGCGTTTTCTGGGGCTGACGCCCAATATAGAGCGGGAGTTGCAGCGCATTATCTTCTCACTGGAGCGGGCAGCCCGGGAGAAGATGAGCCGGGTGCGGTGA
- a CDS encoding 5-carboxymethyl-2-hydroxymuconate semialdehyde dehydrogenase, which produces MKRINHWINGRQVSSSDYFTTTNPANGEVLAEVAAGGEAEVAQAVEAAKQAFPKWANTPMKERARLMRRLGELIDRDVPEIAAMETADTGLPIHQTKNVLIPRASHNFEFFAEICQQMNGRTYPVDDKMLNYTLIQPVGVCALVSPWNVPFMTATWKTAPCLALGNTAVLKMSELSPLTADRLGELALEAGIPAGVLNVVQGYGASAGDALVRHPDVRAVSFTGGTATGRKIVQNAGLKKFSMELGGKSPVLIFEDADVERALDAALFTIFSINGERCTAGSRIFIQQSIYPEFVKRFAERAARLKVGDPTDPTTQVGALISQQHWEKVSGYIRLGVEEGARLVAGGPEKPAGLEHGNFLRPTVLADVDNRMRVAQEEIFGPVACLLPFKDEAEGLRLANDVEYGLASYIWTQDISKVLRLARGIEAGMVFVNTQNVRDLRQPFGGVKASGTGREGGEYSFEVFAEMKNVCISMGDHPIPKWGV; this is translated from the coding sequence ATGAAACGCATTAATCATTGGATCAACGGCCGCCAGGTAAGCAGCTCAGACTATTTTACTACCACCAATCCGGCAAATGGCGAAGTGCTGGCCGAGGTTGCGGCTGGTGGAGAGGCTGAGGTGGCTCAGGCGGTTGAGGCCGCTAAGCAGGCGTTCCCGAAATGGGCCAATACTCCGATGAAAGAGCGCGCGCGTCTGATGCGACGCCTCGGCGAGCTGATTGACCGCGACGTGCCGGAAATCGCCGCCATGGAAACCGCCGATACCGGTCTGCCTATTCATCAGACTAAAAACGTGCTGATCCCGCGCGCCTCGCACAATTTTGAGTTCTTTGCCGAAATCTGCCAGCAGATGAATGGCCGCACCTATCCGGTGGACGACAAAATGCTCAACTACACGCTGATCCAGCCGGTTGGGGTCTGTGCGCTGGTGTCGCCATGGAACGTGCCGTTTATGACCGCGACCTGGAAAACCGCACCGTGCCTGGCGCTGGGCAACACCGCCGTATTGAAAATGTCTGAGCTGTCGCCGCTGACCGCCGATCGCCTTGGCGAACTGGCGCTGGAAGCCGGTATTCCGGCAGGGGTGCTCAATGTGGTTCAGGGCTATGGTGCGAGCGCGGGCGATGCGCTGGTTCGTCATCCGGACGTGCGTGCGGTCTCTTTTACCGGCGGAACCGCCACGGGCCGCAAAATTGTGCAGAACGCCGGGCTTAAGAAGTTCTCTATGGAGCTGGGGGGCAAGTCGCCGGTGCTTATTTTTGAAGACGCCGACGTAGAGCGCGCGCTGGATGCGGCGCTGTTCACCATCTTCTCTATTAATGGCGAACGTTGCACTGCCGGTTCGCGAATCTTCATTCAGCAAAGTATCTATCCGGAATTCGTCAAACGCTTCGCCGAACGCGCGGCGCGCCTCAAAGTGGGCGATCCGACTGACCCGACTACCCAGGTTGGCGCGCTAATAAGCCAGCAGCACTGGGAGAAAGTTTCTGGATATATCCGCCTTGGCGTTGAAGAAGGCGCGCGGCTGGTTGCCGGAGGCCCGGAAAAACCAGCGGGTCTTGAGCACGGTAACTTCCTGCGCCCGACGGTGCTGGCCGATGTTGATAACCGGATGCGAGTCGCTCAGGAAGAAATTTTTGGCCCGGTTGCCTGCCTGTTGCCGTTTAAGGATGAAGCCGAAGGACTGCGCCTGGCGAACGATGTGGAATATGGCCTCGCCTCTTATATCTGGACGCAGGACATCAGCAAAGTGCTGCGCCTGGCGCGGGGCATTGAAGCCGGCATGGTGTTTGTTAACACCCAAAACGTACGCGATCTGCGCCAGCCATTCGGCGGCGTGAAAGCGAGCGGAACCGGGCGCGAGGGCGGCGAATATAGCTTCGAAGTCTTTGCCGAAATGAAGAACGTCTGTATTTCGATGGGCGATCACCCAATCCCGAAATGGGGCGTGTAA
- the hpcH gene encoding 4-hydroxy-2-oxo-heptane-1,7-dioate aldolase, whose amino-acid sequence MHNPFKQALKEGKPQIGLWLGLANGYSAELLAGAGFNWLLIDGEHAPNDVRSILGQLQAIAPYPSHPVVRPVKNDTAVIKQLLDIGAQTLLVPMVQNAVEAQQAVDACRYPPHGVRGVGSALARASRWNRETDYLAAAEREICLLVQIETREALANLDAILDVEGVDGVFIGPADLSADMGHLGNPQHPEVQQAIESAIAKIAGAGKAPGILMANETLARRYLELGALFVAVGVDTTLLARAAEQLAASYINVSIQAAKGGGY is encoded by the coding sequence ATGCATAACCCGTTTAAACAGGCGCTGAAAGAGGGCAAGCCGCAAATTGGTCTGTGGCTCGGTCTGGCGAATGGCTACAGCGCGGAACTGCTGGCCGGGGCCGGATTTAACTGGCTGCTGATTGACGGTGAGCACGCTCCTAATGATGTGCGCTCGATTCTTGGTCAGTTACAGGCAATTGCGCCTTATCCCAGCCATCCGGTGGTGCGCCCGGTAAAAAACGACACGGCGGTCATTAAACAGCTACTGGATATCGGCGCTCAAACTTTGCTGGTGCCGATGGTGCAAAACGCCGTTGAAGCCCAGCAGGCGGTAGATGCCTGCCGTTATCCACCACACGGTGTGCGCGGGGTTGGCAGTGCCCTTGCGCGGGCTTCGCGCTGGAATCGTGAAACCGACTATCTGGCCGCCGCTGAGCGTGAAATCTGCCTGCTGGTGCAGATTGAAACCCGGGAAGCGCTGGCTAACCTGGACGCGATTCTTGACGTGGAAGGGGTGGACGGTGTGTTCATCGGCCCGGCAGATCTCAGTGCCGATATGGGCCACCTTGGGAATCCGCAGCATCCGGAAGTACAGCAGGCCATTGAATCCGCCATCGCTAAAATTGCCGGGGCAGGTAAAGCGCCGGGCATTTTAATGGCGAATGAAACGCTGGCGCGCCGTTATCTGGAGCTGGGGGCGCTGTTTGTGGCGGTAGGGGTAGATACCACGCTGCTGGCTCGCGCCGCGGAGCAGCTGGCCGCGAGTTACATCAACGTTAGCATTCAGGCTGCCAAAGGCGGCGGTTACTAA